The DNA segment AGGTGCCGATATCACGGCCCGGCGTCTTGACGCCCACTGCACTGACCTCAATCGGCTCGGCCGCGAACAACTGGCGCACCATGTTCAGCGGGTACGGCCCCATATCCGGCACGGGACCTGCGCTAAAGCCATGTTGGGTACGGTGATTACTGAGTTTGACGGTCTGGGTGAAGGTCGAGGTAAACAGCCGAGGCACACCGAACTCCCCTGCCCGCACCCGCTCGATGATCTCCAGCGTGCCCGGCTCGCTGTGCAGCCGGTATGCGATCATCAGCTTGCTGCCAGTACGGTTGGCCGCTTCGATCATCGTGTGGCAGTCAGTCTCATTGGTGGCCATGGGCTTTTCCAGCAGCACATGGATGCCCGCCTCCAGAGCCGGCAGCACGAACTCCAGATGGCGAAAGTTGGGGGTGGCCACGTAGACCGCATCAATCTCGCCGGACTTGAGCAGCTTGCCATAGTCCTCATAACGGTAGGCCTTGATGCCATACAGCGTCGCCAGCCGATCAGCCTTGTCCGGGTCACCGGTCACCAGCGCCGTCAGCGTCGAATTACCGGTCTGGCCGACACCGGGCATGAATGCCCCTTGAGAAATCGACCCGCCGCCTACCACACCGTAGCGAATCTTGCCGTCTTCACTTGGCATCCTGACTCTCCTGGATCGCGGGCATCCGGTTGGCTGCCCTGTCTTGAATGGGGCCAGTGATGGGCGGGGAAGTTCAGAGAATCTTGTCGGCGGCTGGATATGCGGCGATCACAGCATTTCAACCAGAAGCCTGCGAACAGCCAGGTTCACAGGCTTCTGCTCAAGTCATCAGGCGTCGAGGCGCTTGGCCTGCTCCACCCCGGCACTGCTCAGTTTGATAGGAAAGGTGATCTGCGGCTCGTCCTGTTCGGACGTGACCGGCTGACCATGGATCAGGTTACGTGCCTGCAAATCCTTGAGGGTTTGGGCGACGACCTTCTCACCCCGGTAGTTGTCCAGAATTTCCTTGCCCAGCCCGGCCGGGTGGGCGTGCAGTAGACGGGTAAGAACTTCGCGCTCCAGTTCGTTATTGCTCATGGTGACCTCTCTGGTTGCAATCGACGTTTGTACACCTTCGATGATCGGGTGCCACATCAGGTCTGACCCGAGCGGCCAACAGAGATTCAGACAGATTGCCGCAGGTTTGCCGTACACAGAAAAACGCCCGCACATGCGGGCGCTTTCAAAGGCTCGGTTTGCGTTATTGGGTATTGCTGCCACGC comes from the Pseudomonas sp. StFLB209 genome and includes:
- a CDS encoding Gfo/Idh/MocA family protein; the encoded protein is MPSEDGKIRYGVVGGGSISQGAFMPGVGQTGNSTLTALVTGDPDKADRLATLYGIKAYRYEDYGKLLKSGEIDAVYVATPNFRHLEFVLPALEAGIHVLLEKPMATNETDCHTMIEAANRTGSKLMIAYRLHSEPGTLEIIERVRAGEFGVPRLFTSTFTQTVKLSNHRTQHGFSAGPVPDMGPYPLNMVRQLFAAEPIEVSAVGVKTPGRDIGTWDTVTVSLRFPDERLAQFTVSYSLPDSERFQLIGSEGEVEASPCFGYGEGVGIAYRAHLQDESRRVTHPVVDQFAGETAYFSDCILNNEVPEADGQEGWRDVRVVAAIERALQTGHPQVLEPLPARRGPQPGQARQFPLAKVPEMIDTEMPTE